The following proteins come from a genomic window of Leucoraja erinacea ecotype New England chromosome 1, Leri_hhj_1, whole genome shotgun sequence:
- the hmx1 gene encoding homeobox protein HMX1: protein MPDKVTEGQSTPPAKVSSFFIENLLRSNGKGKQTGGREKNAEDVGPRPNCFHNGAPDNHCNQSCCQISVQDLCVHTYPLRGSTLQWYTQARPACPSPDCPKQRCPSSEEEHCFSLTPSDLDSPSVLNKGNGPKETCRQEDGELREEKRSEAESNEAAKSQADADQKSSRKKKTRTVFSRSQVFQLESTFDMKRYLSSSERAGLAATLHLTETQVKIWFQNRRNKWKRQLAADLDAVNLSHSAQRIVRVPILYHENSPPGALNFSMPQVSPPLISFSSSVSYPLATFPSPLPFLRSQMSGLV from the exons ATGCCGGATAAAGTGACGGAGGGTCAAAGCACGCCGCCTGCCAAGGTGTCCTCGTTCTTTATCGAGAACCTACTGCGGAGCAATGGGAAAGGAAAGCAGACGGGCGGACGGGAGAAGAACGCGGAAGACGTCGGCCCCAGACCAAACTGTTTCCACAACGGGGCTCCTGACAACCATTGCAACCAAAGCTGCTGTCAGATATCCGTTCAGGACCTCTGTGTGCACACCTACCCACTCCGAGGAAGCACGTTGCAGTGGTATACACAAGCACGGCCGGCATGTCCCAGCCCAGACT GTCCGAAACAGAGATGTCCAAGTTCCGAGGAAGAACATTGTTTTTCTCTCACACCCAGTGATCTGGACTCGCCGTCAGTATTGAATAAAGGAAACGGCCCTAAGGAGACCTGCAGACAAGAAGATGGCGAGTTGCGGGAGGAAAAGAGATCAGAGGCGGAGAGCAACGAGGCGGCGAAAAGTCAAGCGGACGCTGACCAGAAATCCAGTCGTAAAAAGAAAACGCGCACAGTCTTCAGCAGGAGTCAGGTTTTCCAGCTCGAGTCCACATTTGACATGAAACGCTACCTAAGCAGTTCCGAAAGGGCAGGCCTGGCCGCGACGCTGCACCTGACCGAAACTCAGGTCAAAATATGGTTTCAAAACCGGAGAAATAAGTGGAAAAGGCAGTTGGCCGCAGACCTGGACGCGGTCAATCTTTCTCACAGTGCACAGAGAATCGTGAGAGTTCCCATTTTATATCACGAAAACTCACCACCTGGCGCCTTAAACTTCAGTATGCCGCAAGTGTCGCCTCCTCTGATAAGCTTTTCCAGCTCAGTGAGTTATCCGCTCGCAACATTCCCTTCTCCTCTGCCTTTCCTAAGATCACAGATGAGTGGACTTGTTTAA